The following coding sequences lie in one Arachis ipaensis cultivar K30076 chromosome B05, Araip1.1, whole genome shotgun sequence genomic window:
- the LOC110272017 gene encoding uncharacterized protein LOC110272017, whose amino-acid sequence MSSNQSSSGSAGVKENASEVVIVDDDKEEGELEEGEIDDDGADPEASVTERVQSVAECGVVASDTDSTSHKLSVREVLEGDTVANVEKSFEGTCSTHGAIRNDFTDLTSPHTWYPLARRKHRRIILLTYPRKGLIKGMKGNSVSGMNYYACLSMLSLVILTPFAIAVEGPQMWAAGWKTALSQIGPQFIW is encoded by the exons ATGTCTTCCAATCAATCATCTTCTGGGTCTGCTGGTGTTAAGGAGAATGCAAGCGAGGTGGTGATTGTGGATGATGATAAAGAGGAAGGAGAGTTGGAGGAGGGTGAGATTGATGATGATGGCGCTGACCCTGAAGCATCAGTAACAGAGAGGGTTCAGAGTGTTGCTGAATGTGGTGTAGTTGCTTCAGATACTGATTCCACATCTCATAAGCTCAGTGTTAGGGAGGTTCTGGAGGGTGATACAGTTGCTAATGTGGAGAA ATCGTTTGAGGGGACTTGCTCTACTCATGGTGCCATCAGAAATGATTTCACTGACTTGAC CTCCCCTCATACTTGGTATCCACTGGCCAGAAGGAAACATCGCAGGATTATCCTATTAACATATCCAAGAAAGGGATTAATA AAGGGAATGAAGGGAAATTCTGTCAGCGGAATGAATTACTACGCTTGTTTATCTATGTTGTCATTGGTAATTCTCACACCATTTGCAATTGCTGTGGAGGGGCCACAGATGTGGGCAGCTGGATGGAAAACCGCCCTCTCGCAGATCGGACCTCAGTTTATATG GTAA
- the LOC107643638 gene encoding K(+) efflux antiporter 3, chloroplastic: MMNQFQSTPISHLLPLLYLWFAYSRRHNTHQTPPLPASAATPHRLGGTNYQYHHPVKFRRERTRTRATLDDTEIGQLSSTTLLVEDDKPSKVLANFLSNPLASGGDSDAAGWPNLAFDLDPALVNAAKKAGFPIHYGDGSHPAVLQSVGISSPKAIMVMFTGKEKTAEAVQRLRFTYPAIPIYARAKDLEHFLDLKKAGATDAVLENAEISLQLGSKLLKGFGVMSDDLA, encoded by the exons ATGATG AATCAATTTCAATCAACGCCAATTTCTCATCTTCTTCCTCTGCTCTATCTCTGGTTCGCCTACTCTCGCCGCCACAACACGCATCAGACGCCGCCGCTCCCTGCGTCTGCCGCCACTCCTCACAGACTCGGAGGAACGAACTATCAGTATCACCACCCTGTTAAATTTCGCAGAGAAAGAACGAGAACCAGAGCGACCCTTGATGACACTGAAATAGGACAACTTTCCTCAACCACACTTCTTGTTGAGGACGACAAACCCAGCAAG GTCCTTGCAAATTTCCTTTCCAATCCGTTGGCTTCAGGAGGAGACAGTGATGCTGCAGGATGGCCTAATTTGGCTTTTGATCTTGACCCCGCACTAGTAAAT GCTGCTAAAAAAGCCGGCTTTCCAATTCACTATGGGGATGGATCACATCCTGCTGTTCTTCAGTCGGTCGGTATCTCTTCTCCAAAAGCTATTATGGTTATGTTCACCGGAAAGGAAAAGACAGCAGAAGCTGTTCAGAGGCTACGGTTTACTTACCCTGCA ATCCCAATCTATGCCAGAGCTAAAGATCTTGAGCATTTTTTAGATCTGAAGAAAGCAGGTGCAACAGATGCCGTTTTGGAAAATGCAGAG ATTAGCTTACAGCTGGGTTCTAAGCTTCTGAAAGGTTTCGGAGTGATGTCGGATGACCTAGCATAA
- the LOC110272016 gene encoding protein FAR1-RELATED SEQUENCE 5-like, with the protein MGQEFSHEGVNSEHTSYDQYEQEEEKYEEVDVDYMDEDDTSVELMFDYHGFDEGYNIDSLEDIGMIEFWNIRDEDVCHFHFSDVDIAFEFYNRYARTRGFSARKNRSRKSRAGALKLKNFVCHREGFRLQNSYCIGNLKRKPTPETRCGCSALMEIRVDAPSGRWFISYFFDEHNHPLLDPRLTGLLPGHRFMSEADIGHMVNMKKGGISVGQIYRALANQAGGYEYLSFTQRDMYNKIAKQRRQLPGDAYAALKYLEDQATNDPSLYFNHHMDADGTLRNLFWCDGLSRVDYSLFGDVLAFDATYKRNKYMCPLVVFSGVNHHNQTIIFAAALICDEEKDTYRWLLQQLKVAMNGKAPVSVITDGDLSMKFAIEKEFPNAHHRLCAWHLIRNATSNIGKPQFTSMFKKCMLGDYEIDVFRQKWFEMVEEFGVENKNWVLDMYKKRHSWATAHIRGKFFAGFRTTSRCEGLNSIIAKYVNSRYNLVEFIQHFNRCVDHIRWKEVQADLASVNGRPSLQTCFQQLERSAANVYTLSIFHMFQPILVRAASMKVINMRQTGSYVIYSVALDRTPNETWRVFCCDIEMEFNCSCMRMESFGIPCEHIICVLVHEDIEELPRSLVLPRWTKTAKVSFQNARGLHWDSLMLSQYGCLMDWFRQLANFACRDNERFIFIREMAMNLLKQFKEEDAAQKELVNDADSVRDGVQVDNSGAGLATNDLGHSMPRDPRKCRTKGGASQFNKRKHRCGQCGMEGHNRTTCRVRRGISQSEGWGNDSDDHMNIEDDSLVYDENASYSSNEVILYYARFFAVEHKGAGLFSRKCGEYLFVLLRGHKNGREAVKYFGPAPGVPHSHTKPYFIFSSVFLPSKGKKDWNSLNNFGLVATVLLKTMKGLMSRNSSFVRDR; encoded by the exons ATGGGTCAAGAATTTTCTCATGAAGGGGTTAATAGCGAGCATACATCATATGATCAGTATGAGCAGGAGGAAGAAAAATATGAGGAAGTTGACGTGGATTATATGGATGAGGACGACACAAGTGTGGAACTAATGTTCGATTATCACGGCTTCGATGAAGGGTATAACATTGACTCACTTGAAGACATTGGGATGATTGAATTTTGGAACATCAGGGATGAAGATGTATGTCATTTTCACTTTTCTGATGTCGACATTGCATTTGAGTTCTACAATAGATATGCAAGGACAAGAGGCTTTAGTGCTCGGAAGAACAGGAGTAGGAAGAGTCGTGCGGGCGCACTTAAGTTGAAGAATTTTGTATGTCATCGTGAAGGATTTAGACTACAAAATAGTTACTGCATTGGAAACCTTAAGAGAAAACCTACACCCGAGACAAGGTGTGGCTGCAGTGCACTGATGGAGATTCGTGTAGATGCACCTAGTGGTCGTTGGTTTATTTCCTATTTTTTTGATGAACACAATCATCCGCTTCTGGATCCTCGGTTGACTGGATTGCTCCCTGGGCATAGATTCATGTCCGAGGCTGATATTGGCCACATGGTTAACATGAAAAAGGGTGGGATTAGTGTTGGGCAGATATATCGGGCATTAGCAAATCAGGCAGGTGGCTACGAGTATCTCTCTTTCACGCAAAGGGACATGTACAATAAAATAGCAAAGCAGAGGCGCCAATTACCCGGTGATGCATATGCAGCTTTGAAGTATCTAGAAGATCAAGCAACAAATGACCCTTCTCTCTATTTTAATCATCACATGGATGCCGATGGTACTTTGCGCAATTTATTCTGGTGTGATGGCCTTAGTAGGGTAGACTACTCATTATTTGGCGATGTGCTGGCTTTTGATGCTACCTATAAGAGGAATAAATATATGTGTCCACTGGTGGTATTTTCTGGTGTCAATCATCACAATCAAACAATTATCTTTGCTGCTGCTTTAATTTGCGATGAGGAAAAAGACACATATAGGTGGTTGCTACAACAACTGAAAGTGGCAATGAATGGGAAAGCACCTGTTTCGGTGATCACAGATGGTGATTTATCAATGAAGTTCGCCATTGAGAAAGAGTTTCCTAATGCACATCATAGATTATGTGCATGGCATCTGATTCGCAATGCAACAAGTAACATTGGCAAGCCCCAGTTTACCTCCATGTTTAAAAAGTGTATGCTAGGCGACTATGAAATTGATGTATTTCGTCAAAAGTGGTTTGAAATGGTTGAGGAATTTGGTGTCGAAAACAAGAATTGGGTCCTAGATATGTataaaaagagacattcatgggCAACTGCACATATAAGAGGGAAGTTTTTTGCTGGTTTCCGGACTACTTCTCGGTGCGAGGGATTAAACTCGATCATTGCAAAGTATGTCAACTCAAGGTACAATCTGGTTGAGTTCATTCAACACTTTAATCGTTGTGTCGACCATATAAGGTGGAAAGAGGTCCAGGCTGACCTCGCCTCTGTGAATGGGAGACCCAGTTTGCAAACCTGTTTTCAACAGTTAGAGAGGAGTGCTGCCAATGTTTACACCCTATCAATATTTCATATGTTCCAACCAATCCTTGTACGGGCTGCATCAATGAAGGTAATAAATATGAGGCAAACTGGCTCTTATGTGATTTACTCTGTCGCTTTAGACCGAACGCCAAATGAGACGTGGCGTGTATTCTGTTGTGACATTGAGATGGAATTCAATTGTTCATGTATGAGAATGGAATCATTTGGCATACCTTGTGAACACATAATTTGTGTCTTGGTGCATGAAGATATAGAGGAGTTGCCAAGGTCATTAGTCTTGCCTCGGTGGACCAAGACTGCCAAAGTTAGTTTCCAAAATGCTCGAGGGCTTCATTGGGATTCTTTGATGCTAAGTCAATACGGTTGTTTGATGGATTGGTTTAGACAACTAGCTAACTTTGCTTGTCGAGATAACGAGAGATTTATCTTTATACGGGAAATGGCTATGAATTTGTTGAAACAATTTAAGGAGGAAGATGCTGCACAAAAAGAGTTGGTCAATGATGCAGATAGTGTAAGAGATGGTGTGCAAGTGGATAATTCTGGAGCTGGGCTCGCAACCAATGATCTCGGACATAGCATGCCAAGGGACCCAAGAAAATGTAGGACAAAAGGGGGGGCTTCAcagttcaataaaagaaaacatcGATGTGGACAGTGTGGCATGGAGGGCCACAATCGAACAACTTGTCGTGTTCGTCGTGGCATCTCACAGTCAGAAGGCTGGGGAAATGACTCGGATGATCACATGAACATTGAAGATGACTCATTG GTATATGATGAGAATGCTTCGTACAGTAGCAACGAAGTGAT CCTATATTATGCTAGATTCTTTGCTGTGGAGCATAAAGGTGCCGGATTATTCTCAAGGAAATGTGGTGAATATTTATTT GTTCTTCTTAGAGGCCATAAGAATGGACGAGAGGCTGTCAAGTACTTTGGACCAGCACCTGGTGTGCCCCATAGTCACACCAAGCCCTAT TTCATTTTTAGTTCAGTTTTCCTTCCCTCAAAGGGGAAAAAGGATTGGAACTCGCTCAACAATTTTGGTTTAGTTGCTACCGTTTTATTGAAAACCATGAAAGGATTGATGAGTAGAAATTCTTCATTTGTTCGTGATCGTTAA